Proteins from a genomic interval of Eschrichtius robustus isolate mEscRob2 chromosome 18, mEscRob2.pri, whole genome shotgun sequence:
- the MED4 gene encoding mediator of RNA polymerase II transcription subunit 4 isoform X1 — protein sequence MAASSSGEKEKERPGGGSGAAGGNSTRERLLSALEDLEVLSRYSHRETFLDHPVELIEMLAISRNQKLLQSGEENQVLELLIHRDGEFQELMKLALNQGKIHHEMQVLEKEVEKRDSDIQQLQKQLKEAEQILATAVYQAKEKLKSIEKARKGAVSSEEIIKYAHRISASNAVCAPLTWVPGDPRRPYPTDLEMRSGLLGQMNNPSTNGVNGHLPGDALAAGRLPDVLAPQYPWQSNDMAVNMLPPNHSSDFVLEPPGHNKENEDDVEVMSTDSSSSSSDSD from the exons ATGGCGGCGTCTTCCAGTGGCGAGAAGGAGAAGGAGCGGCCGGGCGGCGGCTCGGGAGCTGCAGGCGGTAACAGCACACGTGAGAGGCTGCTGTCTGCGCTGGAAGATCTGGAGGTCTTGTCGAG ATATTCCCATAGAGAAACCTTCCTTGACCACCCAGT AGAACTTATAGAAATGCTGGCGATTTCAAGAAACCAAAAGTTGTTACAGTCTGGAGAGGAAAACCAG GTCCTGGAGTTGTTAATTCATAGAGATGGGGAATTTCAAGAACTAATGAAATTGGCACTTAATCAGGGAAAAATCCATCATGAAATGCAAGTTTtagaaaaagaagtagaaaaaagagACAGTGATATTCAGCAACTACAAAAACAGCTAAAGGAGGCAGAACAGATACTG GCAACAGCTGTTTACCAAGCAAAAGAAAAACTCAAGTcaatagaaaaagcaagaaaag GTGCCGTCTCCTCTGAAGAAATAATTAAGTACGCACATAGGATTAGTGCAAGTAATGCTGTGTGTGCCCCACTGACTTGGGTCCCAG GGGACCCACGGAGACCATACCCAACTGATTTGGAGATGAGAAGTGGATTACTGGGCCAGATGAACAACCCTTCCACTAATGGAGTGAACGGTCATCTACCAGGGGACGCACTTGCAGCAGGCAGATTGCCAG atGTCCTTGCTCCACAGTATCCATGGCAGTCAAATGATATGGCAGTGAATATGTTACCACCAAATCACAGTAGCGACTTTGTGTTGGAGCCTCCAGGACacaacaaagaaaatgaagatgatgtAGAGGTTATGTCAACAGACTCCTCAAGCAGTAGCAGTGACTCTGATTAA
- the MED4 gene encoding mediator of RNA polymerase II transcription subunit 4 isoform X2 has translation MAASSSGEKEKERPGGGSGAAGGNSTRERLLSALEDLEVLSRELIEMLAISRNQKLLQSGEENQVLELLIHRDGEFQELMKLALNQGKIHHEMQVLEKEVEKRDSDIQQLQKQLKEAEQILATAVYQAKEKLKSIEKARKGAVSSEEIIKYAHRISASNAVCAPLTWVPGDPRRPYPTDLEMRSGLLGQMNNPSTNGVNGHLPGDALAAGRLPDVLAPQYPWQSNDMAVNMLPPNHSSDFVLEPPGHNKENEDDVEVMSTDSSSSSSDSD, from the exons ATGGCGGCGTCTTCCAGTGGCGAGAAGGAGAAGGAGCGGCCGGGCGGCGGCTCGGGAGCTGCAGGCGGTAACAGCACACGTGAGAGGCTGCTGTCTGCGCTGGAAGATCTGGAGGTCTTGTCGAG AGAACTTATAGAAATGCTGGCGATTTCAAGAAACCAAAAGTTGTTACAGTCTGGAGAGGAAAACCAG GTCCTGGAGTTGTTAATTCATAGAGATGGGGAATTTCAAGAACTAATGAAATTGGCACTTAATCAGGGAAAAATCCATCATGAAATGCAAGTTTtagaaaaagaagtagaaaaaagagACAGTGATATTCAGCAACTACAAAAACAGCTAAAGGAGGCAGAACAGATACTG GCAACAGCTGTTTACCAAGCAAAAGAAAAACTCAAGTcaatagaaaaagcaagaaaag GTGCCGTCTCCTCTGAAGAAATAATTAAGTACGCACATAGGATTAGTGCAAGTAATGCTGTGTGTGCCCCACTGACTTGGGTCCCAG GGGACCCACGGAGACCATACCCAACTGATTTGGAGATGAGAAGTGGATTACTGGGCCAGATGAACAACCCTTCCACTAATGGAGTGAACGGTCATCTACCAGGGGACGCACTTGCAGCAGGCAGATTGCCAG atGTCCTTGCTCCACAGTATCCATGGCAGTCAAATGATATGGCAGTGAATATGTTACCACCAAATCACAGTAGCGACTTTGTGTTGGAGCCTCCAGGACacaacaaagaaaatgaagatgatgtAGAGGTTATGTCAACAGACTCCTCAAGCAGTAGCAGTGACTCTGATTAA